A genome region from Hippopotamus amphibius kiboko isolate mHipAmp2 chromosome 1, mHipAmp2.hap2, whole genome shotgun sequence includes the following:
- the CD1D gene encoding antigen-presenting glycoprotein CD1d yields MSGTAAPERRAARGSRAGTGAEARCGRVETDAPRKVGGLSHHPGNLLLPASGSSAPGDGARLRASRHHPCFPSPSSCLFVFFFLLLPSFLCFPLPRLLRPAFSPAPPRLFPLRCLQISSFANSSWTRTDYLGWLGELQVFTWRNDSDTTRFLKPWARGTFSDQQWERLQHIFQFYRSSFIRDIQEFMKMTRVDYPFDIQMSAGCEVLPGNSSESFLRAAFQGRDFLSFQGMSWVSVPDAPPWSQVVCKVLNKDQGTRETVQWLLHNICPRFVRGLLETGKSELEKQGKPEAWLSSGPSPGPGRELLVCHVSGFYPKPVWVMWMRGEQEQPDTQQGDVLPNPDGTWYLRVTLDVAAGEATGLSCRVKHSSLGDQDIILYWDRSHASVLLIAMAILVSLLLIGGGFAFWFKKHRLYQDL; encoded by the exons ATGAGTGGAACCGCGGCTCCCGAGCGGAGGGCGGCGAGGGGGAGCCGGGCTGGGACAGGGGCCGAAGCTCGCTGCGGGCGGGTAGAGACAGATGCACCCCGGAAAGTCGGGGGCTTGAGCCACCACCCCGGGAACCTGCTGCTCCCCGCCTCCGGCTCCTCGGCCCCGGGAGACGGAGCTCGGCTCAGAGCTAGTAGACATCACCCCTGCTTTCCAAGCCCATCtagttgtttgtttgtctttttcttcctcctcctcccttcttttctctgcttcccGCTCCCTCGGCTCCTCCGACCTGCATTCTCTCCAGCCCCGCCAAGGCTTTTCCCCCTCCGCTGCCTCCAGATCTCGTCCTTCGCCAACAGCAGCTGGACGCGCACGGACTACCTGGGCTGGCTGGGGGAGCTGCAGGTCTTCACTTGGCGCAATGACTCGGACACTACCCGCTTCCTGAAGCCCTGGGCCCGGGGCACGTTCAGCGACCAGCAGTGGGAGCGGCTGCAGCACATATTTCAGTTTTATCGCAGCAGCTTCATCAGGGACATACAGGAATTCATGAAAATGACGCGCGTCGACT ATCCCTTTGACATCCAGATGTCTGCTGGTTGTGAGGTGCTCCCAGGGAACAGCTCAGAAAGCTTCCTCCGGGCAGCATTTCAAGGAAGAGATTTCCTGAGTTTCCAAGGAATGTCTTGGGTGTCAGTTCCAGATGCCCCACCTTGGAGCCAGGTGGTCTGTAAGGTGCTCAACAAGGACCAAGGAACCAGGGAAACGGTGCAGTGGCTCCTGCACAACATCTGCCCCCGGTTTGTCCGAGGCCTCCTGGAGACAGGGAAGTCCGAACTAGAGAAGCAAG GGAAGCCCGAGGCCTGGCTGTCCAGTGGCCCCagtcctgggcctggccgtgagCTGCTGGTGTGCCACGTCTCAGGATTCTACCCGAAACCTGTCTGGGTGATGTGGATGAGGGGCGAGCAGGAGCAGCCTGACACTCAGCAAGGTGATGTCCTGCCTAATCCTGATGGGACTTGGTATCTCCGGGTGACCCTGGACGTGGCGGCTGGGGAGGCGACTGGCCTGAGTTGCCGAGTGAAGCACAGCAGTCTAGGAGACCAAGACATCATCCTCTACTGGG ACCGGAGCCATGCCTCTGTACTCTTGATCGCCATGGCAATACTGGTGTCCCTCCTTCTGATTGGTGGAGGCTTTGCCTTCTGGTTTAAGAAGCACCG ACTCTATCAAGACCTGTGA